One window of the Rhipicephalus sanguineus isolate Rsan-2018 chromosome 2, BIME_Rsan_1.4, whole genome shotgun sequence genome contains the following:
- the LOC119381279 gene encoding uncharacterized protein LOC119381279 translates to MWQELVALLNEVPARNTTALPNSESSRDGSPRSEPASMCTIWGLPSPAPPRFLVGNNFRGLQVSPAPAAAGVAEEDVAQDLPRATTPHAAAARWGQPAGRGTGVTSRKHQAAGPGIIGKLRQVQLLGDAVHKLQGVGTLAWALTAAEATCTVICKD, encoded by the exons atgtggcaggagctggtagcgcttttgaacgaagtccctgcgcgtaacaccacagccttgccaaactccgagagcagcagag ATGGTTCCCCCAGATCAGAGCCTGCAAGCATGTGCACTATCTGGGGACTTCCGTCGCCTGCACCGCCAAGGTTCTTGGTCGGGAACAACTTCCGCGGCTTGCAG gtgagccctgctccagctgctgctggtgtggctgaagaggatgtggcccaggacctTCCCCGTGCcacaactc ctcatgccgcagctgcgagatgggggcaaccggcaggccgaggcactggagttactagccgcaaacaccaggcggcagggccaggcatcattggaaagctgcgccaggttcaacttctcggtgacgcggtccacaaattgcaaggcgttggtaccctcgcctgGGCCCTCACtgcagcggaagccacctgcacagtgatttgtaaagactag